A genome region from Nitrospira sp. includes the following:
- a CDS encoding outer membrane lipoprotein carrier protein LolA, with the protein MMRILLVVVWLLMSGMPAGAQLVKPDEPAMDLQALQEVQDVVKKIQIRYEKTKDLQASFTQKTRIEGFSTPVISTGHFYIKKPGHLRWDYIEPATEEIYVNKDDVKMYVPEHKQVLVGKLTYMAASQAPLQLLQGVAKLDEEFDIEPTANKERGAGGILLVSLTPKQGRAEPDRAIQKIVIEVQPKTYFLKTIALHEVSGNVATFEFSELKPNSGLKDDLFDFKAPADVEIVRAPVLSRP; encoded by the coding sequence ATGATGCGGATATTATTGGTTGTTGTATGGCTGCTGATGAGTGGGATGCCCGCTGGTGCTCAATTGGTGAAGCCCGATGAGCCGGCGATGGATCTGCAGGCGCTGCAAGAAGTGCAAGACGTGGTGAAGAAGATCCAGATTCGTTATGAAAAGACCAAAGACTTGCAGGCCTCCTTCACGCAAAAAACCAGGATCGAAGGATTTTCCACGCCGGTGATTTCGACCGGACATTTCTACATCAAGAAGCCCGGGCATCTGCGATGGGATTATATCGAGCCGGCCACGGAAGAAATTTACGTCAATAAAGATGACGTCAAAATGTATGTGCCGGAGCACAAGCAGGTGCTGGTGGGCAAGCTCACCTATATGGCTGCGTCCCAGGCGCCCTTGCAGTTACTCCAGGGGGTGGCGAAGCTGGATGAAGAGTTCGATATCGAACCCACGGCGAACAAGGAGCGTGGCGCAGGCGGCATTTTGTTGGTGAGCTTGACCCCGAAGCAAGGGCGCGCCGAACCGGACCGTGCGATTCAGAAGATCGTGATCGAGGTGCAGCCCAAAACCTACTTCTTGAAGACCATCGCCTTGCATGAGGTCAGCGGGAATGTCGCCACGTTTGAATTTTCGGAGTTGAAACCGAACAGCGGATTGAAGGATGATTTATTTGATTTCAAGGCCCCGGCCGATGTAGAAATCGTGAGGGCCCCGGTGTTGAGCAGACCCTAG